Within the Devosia lucknowensis genome, the region TCTCCGCCTACGCGCGCCAGTTCCTCGAAATGATGCAGAAGCCCGATGTCGAGCACATCGAAGGCCTCTCGCCTGCCATTTCCATCGAGCAGAAGACCACGTCGCGCAATCCGCGCTCGACCGTCGGCACCGTCACCGAAATCTACGACTACCTGCGCCTGCTCTATGCGCGCGTCGGCATTCCCTATTCGCCGGCCACCGGCCTGCCCATCGAGAGCCAGACCGTCTCGCAGATGGTCGATCGCACCCTGGAACTGCCCGAGGGCACCCGCCTTTATCTGCTGGCCCCCATCGCCCGCGGTCGCAAGGGCGAGTTCAAGAAGGAACTGGCCGACCTGATGCGCAAGGGCTTCCAGCGCGTCAAGATCGATGGCGAATACCACGAGATCGAGGATGCTCCGGCGCTCGACAAGAAGTTCAAGCACGACATCGAGGTCGTGGTGGATCGCCTTGTGGTATCGAATGAAATCTCCGGTCGCCTCGCCGAGAGTTTTGAAACGGCGCTGAAGCTCGCCGAAGGCATTGCGCTGGTCGAATTCGCCGACGAGAAGAACGAGGACGGCACCCCGCGCCAGATCACCTTCTCCGAAAAGTTCGCCTGCCCGGTCTCCGGCTTCACCATCGCCGAAATCGAGCCGCGCCTGTTCTCGTTCAACAATCCCTTCGGCGCCTGCCCGGTCTGCGATGGCCTCGGCACCGAGCAGAAGATCGACCCCGACCAGATCGTTCCGGATCCGACCCTGTCGCTGCGCGACGGCGCCATTCTCCCCTGGTCCAAGACCAGCGCCCCCTATTACCAGCAGACCCTGCAGGCCGTGGTGAAGCACTTCGGCGCGTCGACCGGCACCGCCTGGAACGAACTGCCTTTGGACGTCCAGCATGCCGTGCTCTACGGCACCGACAAGACCGCCATCAACTTCGTCTATGACGACGGTCTGCGCCAGTACAAGACCTCCAAGCCTTTCGAAGGCGTCATCGGCAACCTTGAGCGTCGCTACAAGGAAACCGAAAGCGCCGGCATGCGCGAAGAGATCGAGAAATACATGTCCGCCAAGCCCTGCGTGGCCTGCGGCGGCTATCGGCTCAAGCCTGAATCCCTGGCGGTAAAGATCGACGGCCTGCATATCGGCAAGGTCACCGAAATGTCGATCCGCAACGCTTCTCAGTGGTTCGTCGACCTCTCGGCCAAGCTCACGCCCACCCAGTCCCAGATTGGCGAGCGCATCCTCAAGGAAATCCGCGACCGTCTGCGCTTCCTCAACGATGTCGGCCTCGAATACCTGTCCATGTCGCGCAATTCCGGCACCCTGTCGGGCGGTGAATCGCAGCGCATCCGCCTTGCCTCGCAGATCGGCTCTGGCCTCACCGGTGTGCTCTATGTCCTCGACGAGCCATCCATCGGCCTCCATCAGCGCGACAATTCCCGCCTGCTCGAAACGCTGCAGCGCCTGCGCGACCTGGGCAATACCGTCATTGTCGTCGAACACGACGAGGACGCCATCCTCACCGCCGACTACGTCCTCGACATCGGCCCGGGCGCCGGCGTCAATGGCGGCAACATCGTTGCCGAGGGTACACCGCAGGACATTCTCGACCACCCCGACAGCCTCACCGGCAAATACCTCTCGGGCCGCATGGGCATCCCGGTGCCTGCACAGCGTCGCGAGGGCAAGAAGGGCAAGGCCCTCTCGGTCAAGGGCGCCACCGGCAACAACCTCAAGAACGTCTCGGTCGACGTGCCCCTGGGCATGTTCGTTGCCATCACCGGCGTTTCCGGCGGCGGCAAGTCGACCCTCATGATCGACACCATGTACCAGGCCATCGCTCGCCGTCTCAACGGCGCACGCGTGGTTCCAGCGCCGCATGACTCGCTGACCGGCCTCGAATTCCTCGACAAGGTCATCGACATCGACCAGTCGCCGATCGGCCGCACCCCGCGGTCCAATCCGGCCACCTATACCGGCGCCTTCACGCCCCTGCGCGAGTGGTTCGCCGGCCTGCCCGAAGCCAAGACCCGCGGCTACGGCCCCGGCCGTTTCAGCTTCAACGTCAAGGGCGGCCGCTGCGAGAAATGCGAGGGCGATGGCGTTCTCAAGATCGAGATGCACTTCCTGCCCGACGTCTACGTCACCTGCGACGTCTGCAAGGGCAAGCGCTACAATCGCGAAACGCTGGAAGTCCAGTTCAAGGGCAAGTCGATCTCCGACATTCTCGACATGACCATCGACGAAGGCGTCGAGTTCTTCTCGGCGGTGCCGGTCATTCGCGACAAGTTCGCAACCCTCCAGCGCGTCGGCCTCGGCTACGTCAAGGTCGGTCAGCCCGCCACCACTCTCTCCGGCGGCGAAGCCCAGCGCGTCAAGCTCTCCAAGGAACTGAGCAAACGCGCCACCGGCCGCACGCTCTATATGCTCGACGAACCGACCACGGGCCTGCATTTCCACGACGTGGCAAAGCTTCTCGAAGTTCTCCACGAACTTGTCGATGGCGGCAACACCGTCGTGGTCATCGAGCACAATCTCGAAGTCATCAAGACCGCCGACTGGATCATCGACATGGGCCCCGAAGGCGGCGATGGCGGTGGTGAGGTCGTGGCTGTCGGCACGCCCGAGGATGTGGCCGCCAACAAGCGATCACACACCGGTACCTATCTCAAGGAAGTCATGGATCGCCGGCCCCACTTCGCGACGCGGGCGGCGGAGTAGATCTCTATCCTGCCCCTACCCCTCCCCCTCCTTGGGGGGAGACTGGGAGGGGGAGACGCTCCAAGGCATTTGTGCCGGGCGCCCGCGCGCCTA harbors:
- the uvrA gene encoding excinuclease ABC subunit UvrA translates to MKPSASQNREIIVRGAREHNLKGIDVKLPRDSLIVMTGLSGSGKSSLAFDTIYAEGQRRYVESLSAYARQFLEMMQKPDVEHIEGLSPAISIEQKTTSRNPRSTVGTVTEIYDYLRLLYARVGIPYSPATGLPIESQTVSQMVDRTLELPEGTRLYLLAPIARGRKGEFKKELADLMRKGFQRVKIDGEYHEIEDAPALDKKFKHDIEVVVDRLVVSNEISGRLAESFETALKLAEGIALVEFADEKNEDGTPRQITFSEKFACPVSGFTIAEIEPRLFSFNNPFGACPVCDGLGTEQKIDPDQIVPDPTLSLRDGAILPWSKTSAPYYQQTLQAVVKHFGASTGTAWNELPLDVQHAVLYGTDKTAINFVYDDGLRQYKTSKPFEGVIGNLERRYKETESAGMREEIEKYMSAKPCVACGGYRLKPESLAVKIDGLHIGKVTEMSIRNASQWFVDLSAKLTPTQSQIGERILKEIRDRLRFLNDVGLEYLSMSRNSGTLSGGESQRIRLASQIGSGLTGVLYVLDEPSIGLHQRDNSRLLETLQRLRDLGNTVIVVEHDEDAILTADYVLDIGPGAGVNGGNIVAEGTPQDILDHPDSLTGKYLSGRMGIPVPAQRREGKKGKALSVKGATGNNLKNVSVDVPLGMFVAITGVSGGGKSTLMIDTMYQAIARRLNGARVVPAPHDSLTGLEFLDKVIDIDQSPIGRTPRSNPATYTGAFTPLREWFAGLPEAKTRGYGPGRFSFNVKGGRCEKCEGDGVLKIEMHFLPDVYVTCDVCKGKRYNRETLEVQFKGKSISDILDMTIDEGVEFFSAVPVIRDKFATLQRVGLGYVKVGQPATTLSGGEAQRVKLSKELSKRATGRTLYMLDEPTTGLHFHDVAKLLEVLHELVDGGNTVVVIEHNLEVIKTADWIIDMGPEGGDGGGEVVAVGTPEDVAANKRSHTGTYLKEVMDRRPHFATRAAE